The Coregonus clupeaformis isolate EN_2021a chromosome 18, ASM2061545v1, whole genome shotgun sequence genome has a segment encoding these proteins:
- the LOC121551218 gene encoding general transcription factor IIF subunit 1-like codes for MESSSTAITTQSPAPSGKSTPQPPSGKSTPSSSDVQLTEEAVSRYLIQKPMTTKDLLKKFQTKRTGLSSEQTVNVLAQILKRLNPERKNVNNKMHFYLTE; via the exons ATGGAGTCCAGCAGCACGGCTATCACCACCCAGAGTCCTGCCCCCTCAGGGAAGAGCACTCCACAGCCCCCATCAGGCAAATCAACTCCCAGCTCCAG tGACGTTCAGCTGACAGAGGAGGCGGTGAGCCGCTACCTGATTCAGAAGCCCATGACCACCAAGGACCTGCTGAAGAAGTTCCAGACCAAGAGGACGGGCCTGAGCAGCGAGCAGACGGTCAACGTCCTGGCCCAGATCCTCAAACGCCTCAACCCTGAGAGGAAGAACGTCAACAACAAGATGCACTTCTATCTCACCGAGTGA